Proteins encoded in a region of the Planococcus shixiaomingii genome:
- a CDS encoding nucleoside triphosphate pyrophosphohydrolase, whose product MPVYNKLIRDSVPEVIEKTGKEFSTRILNEDEYIIELKKKLSEELVEYNEAETNEEAIEELADILELIHAATKTHGSSFVKLEEVRKQKAEKRGGFEKRIFLIEVEDD is encoded by the coding sequence ATGCCTGTATATAACAAACTAATTAGAGATAGCGTACCTGAAGTAATCGAGAAAACAGGAAAAGAATTTTCTACCCGTATTCTTAATGAAGATGAGTACATTATTGAATTAAAAAAGAAACTAAGCGAAGAACTTGTAGAATACAACGAAGCAGAAACAAACGAAGAAGCAATAGAAGAACTAGCCGATATTCTAGAACTGATCCATGCAGCAACAAAAACTCACGGTTCTTCTTTTGTAAAACTTGAAGAAGTCCGCAAACAAAAAGCTGAAAAACGTGGAGGCTTCGAGAAGCGAATTTTCTTGATCGAGGTTGAAGATGACTAA
- a CDS encoding DUF3427 domain-containing protein, giving the protein MDLLQNLQESLYKGFIDQTQHSGERFKPTLLVNNTHTNENVLNTLLEELDHCQSFIFSVAFVTESGLATLKSHFLDLERKGIKGRILTSTFLNFNQPKVFKELLKITNVEVRLANKKGFHSKGYIFNHETHHSLIVGSSNLTANALKVNYEWNVKLTSLENGEIVNHFNDQFEDVWATSIPLTDEWIQTYESTYIPLQYNREVSVVTDFPVAYQINAIEDALQITPNKMQQAALQEIQHVRESGNDRGLVISATGTGKTYLSAFDVRSFAPKRMLFIVHREQILQKAKSDFIRILGGVKEDFGILSGSLKQTNARYLFATIQTISKEDTLRQIDPEAFDYILIDEVHKAGAKSYQKVIDYFQPKFLMGMTATPERTDDFNIYELFDYNIAYEIRLQEALEEDMLCPFHYFGVTDIDLGEEITDEAKIFTKLVTEERVNHILQKIDYYGFSGERVRGLMFCSRKEEAQQLSVELNKRGLKTVALTGDNSQEDRIHQVENLEKGHLDYILTVDIFNEGIDIPSVNQVVMLRQTQSSIIFIQQLGRGLRKHGSKEYVTIIDFIGNYKNNYLIPIALSGDRSQNKDNIRRHMKDTSYIKGVSTVNFEEIAKNRVFSAIKTSNLTDLKLLREAYVELKNRIGGVPRLQDFIIHNSIDPLVIVQKHVTYYRFLLKLKEIEDVLAPYEEQVITMLSQEVLNGKRKHEVLLLDLLLKEEQVSKEDYLFQLSEAGCATNEETIRSVERVLNLSFFNSGPQKKYGNKPIVVLNQQGDYSFNDEIAVQIKSNSYFKEMLVYLVETANLISVKYSCEKALTLYKKYTRKDACRLLNWHSDESSTMYGYKTKHGTCPIFVTYHKDEEVESSVAYTEGFVNPEIFKWSTRSNRTLASEEVQKIIQAKELGIDLHLFVKKDDDEGTDFYYLGEVTPDKNAIEQSTMQDKNDKEIPVVHMHLVMEKSLDSKLYHYIANEEN; this is encoded by the coding sequence ATGGATTTACTACAGAATTTGCAGGAGTCTTTATACAAAGGGTTTATTGACCAAACCCAACATAGCGGGGAGCGATTTAAACCAACATTGTTGGTTAATAATACACATACCAATGAAAACGTTCTAAATACGTTGCTTGAAGAACTCGATCACTGTCAATCCTTTATTTTTTCTGTAGCTTTCGTGACAGAGAGCGGCTTGGCTACACTCAAATCTCACTTTTTGGACTTGGAGCGGAAAGGTATTAAAGGTCGAATCTTAACCTCAACTTTCCTTAACTTTAATCAGCCGAAAGTATTTAAAGAACTTCTGAAAATCACGAATGTCGAAGTGCGTTTAGCTAACAAAAAAGGCTTTCACTCTAAAGGGTACATATTCAATCACGAAACGCATCATTCTTTAATCGTTGGAAGTTCTAATTTGACGGCTAATGCATTAAAAGTGAATTATGAGTGGAACGTTAAACTTACATCACTTGAAAATGGTGAAATTGTAAACCATTTTAATGATCAATTCGAAGATGTATGGGCAACGTCCATTCCTTTAACAGATGAGTGGATTCAAACGTACGAAAGTACATATATTCCGCTTCAATACAACCGAGAAGTAAGCGTTGTTACAGACTTTCCGGTCGCATACCAAATCAATGCAATTGAAGATGCCTTGCAAATTACACCGAATAAAATGCAGCAAGCTGCTCTTCAAGAAATCCAACATGTTCGCGAATCAGGAAATGACAGAGGCTTAGTAATTTCCGCAACAGGAACTGGTAAAACCTATTTATCTGCATTTGACGTACGAAGTTTTGCGCCAAAACGCATGCTTTTTATCGTTCACCGAGAACAGATCTTGCAAAAAGCGAAATCGGATTTTATTCGAATCTTAGGTGGGGTCAAAGAAGACTTTGGTATTCTATCAGGCTCGTTAAAACAAACGAATGCCAGGTATTTGTTTGCGACAATCCAAACGATTTCAAAAGAAGATACGTTGCGTCAAATAGATCCAGAAGCATTCGATTATATTTTAATCGATGAAGTACATAAGGCAGGGGCAAAGTCGTACCAAAAAGTAATAGACTATTTCCAACCAAAGTTCTTAATGGGCATGACTGCAACTCCTGAACGAACTGACGACTTCAATATTTATGAACTTTTCGATTACAACATTGCTTATGAAATTCGTCTGCAAGAAGCGCTTGAAGAAGATATGCTTTGTCCGTTTCACTATTTTGGGGTTACCGATATCGACCTGGGTGAAGAAATTACAGACGAAGCGAAGATCTTCACAAAGCTTGTGACGGAAGAACGTGTAAATCACATTCTCCAAAAAATCGATTATTATGGCTTTTCAGGTGAAAGAGTTCGAGGATTAATGTTCTGTAGCAGAAAAGAAGAAGCACAACAGCTTTCGGTTGAGTTAAATAAAAGAGGATTAAAGACGGTCGCTTTAACAGGGGACAATTCACAAGAAGATCGTATTCATCAAGTCGAAAATCTAGAAAAAGGTCATTTAGATTATATTTTGACCGTCGACATCTTTAACGAAGGAATTGATATTCCAAGCGTTAACCAAGTGGTCATGCTACGTCAAACTCAATCGAGCATTATCTTTATCCAACAACTTGGACGTGGACTGCGAAAGCACGGATCAAAAGAATATGTGACAATCATAGATTTTATCGGCAATTATAAAAACAACTACCTAATCCCGATTGCTTTATCTGGAGACCGTTCTCAAAACAAAGACAATATCCGCCGACATATGAAAGACACCAGTTACATCAAAGGTGTCTCAACCGTGAACTTTGAAGAAATCGCGAAGAATCGCGTATTTAGCGCGATAAAAACAAGCAATTTAACAGATTTGAAATTGTTGAGAGAAGCGTATGTGGAACTGAAAAACAGAATTGGTGGAGTACCAAGACTGCAGGACTTTATCATTCACAACTCAATTGATCCGCTAGTGATTGTTCAAAAACACGTTACTTATTACCGCTTCTTATTAAAGCTAAAAGAGATAGAAGATGTATTAGCGCCTTACGAAGAACAAGTAATTACGATGCTTTCTCAAGAAGTGTTAAACGGAAAGCGGAAGCATGAGGTTTTATTGTTGGACCTACTTCTTAAAGAAGAACAAGTTTCAAAAGAAGATTATTTGTTTCAATTAAGTGAAGCGGGCTGTGCAACAAACGAAGAAACAATTCGATCGGTAGAACGCGTTCTAAATTTATCTTTTTTCAACTCAGGTCCTCAAAAGAAATACGGAAACAAACCAATTGTTGTGTTAAATCAGCAGGGTGACTACTCCTTTAATGATGAAATTGCAGTGCAAATAAAATCAAACTCGTATTTTAAAGAAATGCTTGTGTATCTTGTCGAAACTGCAAATCTTATAAGTGTAAAATACTCATGCGAAAAAGCTTTAACGCTTTATAAAAAATACACAAGAAAAGATGCATGTAGGCTGCTAAATTGGCACAGCGATGAAAGCTCGACAATGTATGGCTACAAAACTAAACATGGAACCTGCCCAATTTTCGTTACTTATCACAAGGATGAGGAAGTAGAATCGAGTGTTGCTTATACTGAAGGATTCGTAAACCCCGAAATCTTCAAATGGTCTACGAGAAGTAATCGGACCCTCGCTTCTGAAGAAGTACAAAAAATCATCCAAGCAAAAGAGTTAGGAATCGATCTTCACCTGTTCGTGAAAAAAGATGACGATGAAGGAACGGACTTCTATTATCTAGGTGAAGTTACTCCAGACAAAAATGCGATTGAACAAAGTACGATGCAAGATAAGAACGATAAAGAGATTCCTGTTGTTCATATGCATTTGGTGATGGAGAAGAGTTTGGATAGTAAGTTGTATCATTATATTGCGAATGAAGAAAATTAA
- a CDS encoding (deoxy)nucleoside triphosphate pyrophosphohydrolase: MKKNIHVVGAVITDGEKILCAQRGTEKALPGLWEFPGGKIEQGESPQAALKREIQEEMKCIIEIGEQVEHTVHEYDFGIVHLTTFYCQLVEGVPVLTEHIAIKWLKPHELEKLEWAPADIPAIEKIAKTFVAQD; this comes from the coding sequence ATGAAGAAAAATATCCATGTCGTAGGAGCAGTCATCACAGATGGTGAAAAAATTCTGTGCGCGCAACGCGGTACTGAAAAAGCGTTGCCAGGACTTTGGGAATTTCCGGGTGGCAAAATCGAACAAGGCGAAAGTCCACAAGCTGCTCTAAAGCGTGAAATTCAAGAAGAAATGAAATGTATCATTGAAATTGGTGAACAAGTTGAACACACTGTACATGAATATGATTTTGGTATTGTTCATTTAACAACTTTCTATTGCCAATTAGTAGAAGGTGTTCCTGTACTTACTGAACACATCGCTATCAAATGGCTAAAGCCACATGAATTAGAAAAACTAGAATGGGCGCCAGCTGATATTCCGGCGATTGAAAAAATAGCTAAAACCTTTGTTGCTCAAGACTAA
- a CDS encoding GntP family permease, producing MPLVIVALGIIALLVLIMGLKLNTFISLIIVSFGVAIALGMPLDEIVSTIEAGLGGTLGHLALIFGLGAMLGKLIADAGGAQRIAMTLIAKFGEKNIQWAVVVASFIIGVALFFEVGLVLLVPIVFAIARELKVSIMYLGIPMVAALSVTHGFLPPHPGPTVIAGEYGADIGQVLLYGFIIAIPTVILAGPVFTKLARRLVPDAFNKTGDIASLGKQKSFKLEDTPGFGISVFTAMLPVILMSVATIITLLQETMGFADNAALSIVQFIGGASTAMLISLLVAVYTMGLARKIPMRSVMDSCVTAINHIGMMLLIIGGGGAFKQVLIDGGVGDYVAELFSGTTLSPILLAWTIAAILRIALGSATVAALTTAGLVIPLLGASTVNPALVVLATGAGSLIASHVNDAGFWMFKEFFGLSMKETFATWTLLETIISVSGLVFVLMLSWVI from the coding sequence ATGCCATTAGTTATAGTCGCACTTGGAATTATCGCGTTATTAGTATTAATCATGGGTCTGAAACTGAACACCTTCATTTCGTTGATCATCGTGTCATTCGGGGTGGCGATCGCCCTCGGAATGCCGCTTGATGAAATTGTCTCCACTATTGAAGCCGGGCTCGGCGGAACGCTCGGCCACTTGGCGCTAATATTTGGTCTTGGGGCCATGCTCGGCAAACTGATTGCCGATGCCGGCGGCGCCCAGCGCATCGCCATGACACTCATCGCCAAGTTCGGCGAGAAGAATATCCAATGGGCGGTTGTCGTCGCGTCCTTCATCATCGGCGTCGCGCTGTTCTTTGAAGTCGGCCTTGTCCTTCTAGTCCCGATCGTTTTCGCGATCGCCAGAGAACTGAAAGTTTCCATCATGTACCTCGGCATCCCGATGGTGGCCGCATTATCCGTCACGCACGGATTCCTGCCGCCGCATCCGGGCCCGACTGTCATCGCCGGTGAATACGGCGCGGACATCGGCCAGGTGCTGCTGTACGGCTTTATCATCGCAATCCCGACCGTCATATTGGCGGGTCCGGTCTTTACGAAACTCGCGCGGAGACTCGTGCCTGATGCTTTCAATAAAACCGGCGACATCGCTTCGCTCGGTAAGCAAAAATCGTTCAAATTGGAAGACACACCAGGATTCGGCATCTCTGTTTTCACGGCTATGCTGCCGGTTATCCTGATGTCGGTTGCTACCATCATCACGTTGCTTCAAGAAACAATGGGCTTTGCCGATAACGCAGCGTTATCCATCGTTCAATTTATCGGCGGTGCATCCACTGCCATGCTGATCTCGCTTCTTGTCGCGGTCTACACAATGGGCCTTGCCCGCAAGATTCCGATGCGTTCGGTCATGGACTCGTGCGTCACGGCCATCAACCACATCGGGATGATGCTGTTGATCATCGGCGGCGGCGGTGCCTTTAAACAGGTGCTGATCGACGGCGGCGTCGGCGACTATGTCGCAGAGCTGTTCTCAGGAACGACGCTGTCTCCGATCCTGCTTGCCTGGACCATCGCAGCAATCTTACGGATTGCACTTGGTTCCGCAACAGTTGCGGCACTGACAACTGCAGGACTTGTCATTCCGCTGCTCGGCGCGTCTACCGTCAACCCGGCACTGGTCGTTTTGGCGACGGGAGCGGGGAGCTTGATTGCCTCCCACGTCAACGACGCCGGCTTCTGGATGTTCAAGGAGTTTTTCGGCCTGAGCATGAAAGAGACGTTCGCTACATGGACGTTACTAGAAACCATCATATCCGTATCGGGTCTGGTGTTCGTGTTGATGTTGAGTTGGGTTATTTAA
- the gntK gene encoding gluconokinase produces the protein MTRTMLGVDIGTTSTKAVLFDRQGKVLQQENIGYPLHTPDISTAEQNPEEIFRAVLKAVSLVMKNRDPKSVSFLSFSSAMHSLIAMGEDDQPLTPCITWADNRSEAWSRKIKEEWNGHEIYRRTGTPVHPMSPLSKITWITNDLPDIAGKAKKYIGIKEFIFHKFFGEYVVDHSIASATGLMNLETLDWDAEALQVAGIQPEQLSSLVPTTKIFTGCNKELAQKIGLHPDTPFVIGASDGVLSNLGVNAIRKGEIAVTIGTSGAIRTIIDAPKTDEKGRIFCYALTENHWVIGGPVNNGGMVLRWVRDELASSETETAKRLGIDPYDVLTRIASRVSPGSDGLLFHPYLAGERAPLWNPDVRGSFFGLTMSHKKEHMIRAALEGVIYNLYTVFLALKECMDGPVTRIQATGGFARSDVWRQMMADIFESEVAVPESYESSCLGACILGLYAKGEIDSFEVVSDMIGNTYKHLPNEDAVKNYRQLMPIFINISRVLEKDYESIAHYQRQLLDN, from the coding sequence ATGACTAGAACCATGTTGGGTGTAGATATCGGCACGACGAGCACGAAAGCCGTCTTATTCGATCGGCAAGGGAAGGTCCTGCAACAGGAGAATATCGGCTATCCGCTCCATACACCGGACATTTCAACGGCGGAGCAAAACCCGGAGGAGATTTTCCGGGCGGTGCTGAAAGCCGTTTCCTTGGTCATGAAAAACCGTGACCCGAAATCGGTTTCCTTCCTGTCATTCAGCAGCGCGATGCACAGCCTGATTGCGATGGGCGAAGACGACCAGCCGCTGACGCCGTGCATCACGTGGGCGGACAACCGCAGCGAAGCGTGGTCCCGCAAGATCAAGGAAGAATGGAACGGCCACGAAATCTACCGGCGCACCGGGACACCGGTCCATCCGATGTCGCCGCTGTCAAAAATCACCTGGATTACAAACGACCTGCCGGACATTGCAGGCAAAGCGAAAAAATACATCGGCATCAAGGAATTCATTTTCCATAAGTTTTTCGGGGAGTATGTGGTGGATCATTCCATCGCTTCTGCGACAGGCTTAATGAATCTGGAAACGCTCGACTGGGATGCGGAAGCGCTCCAAGTCGCGGGCATCCAGCCGGAGCAGCTGTCATCTCTCGTTCCGACCACTAAGATATTCACGGGCTGCAATAAAGAGCTGGCCCAAAAGATCGGCCTGCATCCCGATACACCGTTTGTCATCGGGGCAAGCGACGGCGTGCTGTCGAACCTCGGCGTCAATGCCATACGTAAAGGCGAAATCGCTGTGACCATCGGAACGAGCGGCGCCATCCGGACAATCATCGACGCGCCGAAGACCGACGAAAAAGGGCGGATCTTCTGTTACGCGCTGACCGAAAACCACTGGGTCATCGGCGGGCCGGTCAACAACGGCGGCATGGTCCTGCGCTGGGTGCGCGACGAACTCGCGTCTTCCGAAACGGAAACGGCGAAACGGCTCGGCATCGATCCATATGACGTGCTTACAAGAATCGCTTCCCGGGTCAGCCCGGGGTCGGACGGCCTGCTGTTCCATCCGTATCTGGCGGGGGAAAGGGCGCCTTTATGGAATCCGGACGTCCGAGGCTCATTCTTCGGGCTGACGATGTCGCACAAGAAAGAGCACATGATCCGCGCAGCACTGGAAGGCGTCATCTACAATCTCTATACCGTATTCCTGGCACTGAAGGAATGCATGGACGGGCCAGTCACCCGCATCCAGGCGACCGGCGGCTTTGCTAGATCCGATGTGTGGCGCCAGATGATGGCCGACATTTTCGAATCGGAAGTGGCGGTGCCGGAAAGCTACGAAAGCTCGTGCCTCGGTGCCTGCATTCTGGGGCTGTACGCAAAAGGGGAAATCGATTCGTTCGAAGTCGTCTCCGACATGATCGGCAATACATACAAGCATCTGCCAAACGAGGACGCAGTGAAAAACTACCGGCAGCTAATGCCGATTTTCATCAATATATCGAGAGTCCTCGAAAAAGATTACGAAAGCATTGCCCACTACCAGCGCCAACTGCTGGATAACTAA
- a CDS encoding GntR family transcriptional regulator, with protein MSKEKKSLYPEKWLSKASAGERITSELRMQIIAGEIESGTILSENKLAADFEASRSPVREALKILASEKLIRLERMGAVVIGLSEKEIDEIYDVRLLIESFVFERLAESEVEELIKELNKTLEMMKIAIKYEDADEFSYQDVLFHETIIRSVDHSYISMIWDNLKPVMESFILLSMRVRFAENYDDLSRIIENHEVYIKAIQDKDRALMVQSLHRNFDDVQGQVESPWRAQQIFNKEDE; from the coding sequence ATGTCCAAAGAGAAAAAATCATTGTATCCCGAAAAGTGGCTGTCGAAAGCATCGGCTGGGGAACGGATTACTTCCGAGTTGCGGATGCAGATCATTGCTGGTGAAATTGAAAGCGGAACCATTTTGTCTGAAAACAAACTGGCGGCTGACTTTGAAGCGAGCCGTTCGCCTGTCCGTGAAGCATTGAAAATACTGGCTTCGGAAAAACTGATCCGCCTTGAACGAATGGGCGCCGTTGTCATTGGATTGAGCGAGAAAGAAATAGATGAAATATACGATGTGCGGCTGCTGATCGAGTCGTTCGTCTTTGAACGGCTGGCAGAGTCAGAGGTAGAAGAGCTCATCAAAGAGCTCAATAAAACGCTGGAAATGATGAAAATCGCAATCAAATACGAGGACGCAGACGAGTTTTCCTATCAGGACGTCCTGTTCCATGAAACGATTATCCGTTCCGTCGACCACTCGTACATCTCGATGATCTGGGATAACTTGAAGCCCGTGATGGAAAGCTTCATCCTGTTATCGATGCGGGTGCGGTTTGCGGAAAATTACGACGACCTGTCGCGCATCATCGAAAATCACGAAGTATATATAAAAGCGATCCAGGACAAAGACCGGGCGCTGATGGTGCAGTCGCTGCACCGGAATTTCGACGACGTCCAGGGGCAAGTGGAAAGCCCGTGGAGAGCACAGCAAATTTTTAATAAAGAGGATGAGTAA
- a CDS encoding DUF3953 domain-containing protein — MKILTVFLAITLIAISTYGLITGDRGPFMLYIPLIAGLMFITVGIREYPKQKSSAFTYFVFSALLLMVGVYNL, encoded by the coding sequence ATGAAAATACTGACCGTCTTTTTGGCGATTACGTTAATCGCAATATCAACCTATGGGTTAATAACCGGGGATCGTGGACCTTTCATGCTTTATATTCCGCTAATAGCGGGCCTAATGTTTATTACAGTGGGCATTAGAGAGTATCCGAAACAAAAATCATCCGCTTTTACTTATTTTGTTTTTTCCGCATTGCTTTTGATGGTTGGAGTTTACAACTTGTAA
- a CDS encoding GNAT family N-acetyltransferase, which produces MHTENVKIVEVNEENWYACCELNVSQEQQGFVEPNAVSIAQSKFEPSLQPYAIYVGDTVAGFLMFNTVKEELDAYWIYRIMVDAKHQGKGIAKAATQLALAEMNRTLQAEKVIVGYRPGNLAAHKLYASLGFVDQGNRFGKEMAVVKTMTSS; this is translated from the coding sequence ATGCATACAGAAAACGTGAAGATCGTAGAAGTAAATGAAGAAAACTGGTACGCCTGCTGTGAGCTGAACGTGTCCCAAGAACAGCAAGGATTTGTTGAACCGAATGCCGTTTCCATTGCGCAATCGAAGTTCGAGCCTTCCCTGCAGCCTTATGCCATTTACGTCGGAGACACTGTCGCTGGGTTTTTGATGTTCAATACAGTCAAAGAAGAACTTGATGCCTATTGGATCTACCGGATAATGGTTGATGCAAAGCATCAAGGCAAAGGCATCGCCAAAGCAGCGACCCAATTAGCACTAGCCGAGATGAACAGAACGCTTCAGGCGGAAAAGGTTATCGTGGGATATCGCCCCGGCAACTTGGCAGCCCATAAGCTGTACGCCAGCTTAGGATTTGTGGATCAGGGCAATCGCTTCGGCAAAGAGATGGCCGTTGTAAAAACAATGACGAGTTCATGA
- a CDS encoding inner-membrane translocator, translating to MADLILMFFIIFLISLNVIFFTWSNKEELNLMVSGLILMALAPFVNFAVRTALLHFVDWSPEDTREGAGYSAAILALLTFINGVLLLMIGLHRWLSAFSKKKLNV from the coding sequence ATGGCAGATTTAATATTGATGTTTTTTATCATCTTCTTAATCTCGCTTAATGTCATTTTCTTTACTTGGTCTAATAAAGAAGAATTAAATCTCATGGTATCGGGCCTTATTTTGATGGCACTTGCTCCTTTCGTTAATTTTGCCGTTAGGACAGCACTTCTTCATTTTGTTGATTGGAGTCCGGAAGATACACGCGAAGGCGCGGGTTACAGCGCGGCGATTTTAGCTCTTCTCACATTTATTAATGGGGTTCTCCTTTTAATGATTGGCTTACACAGGTGGCTCAGTGCCTTTTCCAAAAAAAAATTGAACGTTTAA